A single Curtobacterium sp. MCSS17_015 DNA region contains:
- a CDS encoding nicotinate phosphoribosyltransferase, translating into MTTALLTDQYELTMVDAALKDGTADRRCVFEVFARRLPDGRRYGVAAGLGRFLTQLTEFRFGDEEIGFLRDRRVIDEGTARWLADYRFTGDVRAYREGEVFFPNSPVLQIEGTFAEAVMLETLALSVFNADSAIASAAARMVSAADRRPLAEMGSRRTGEWNAVAAARAAYIAGFGATSNLEAGRTWGIPTMGTAAHAFTLLHDSEEAAFRSQLDALGSGTTLLVDTYDIEAAVETAVRLTDGKLGAVRIDSGDLPSVVASVRAQLDRLGATGTKITVTNDLDEYTIAALRAAPVDSYGVGTSVVSGSGHPAAGMVFKLVAHHSPAGEWVPVAKKSADKASTGGRKEAGRRLRNGIATAEVVLTSGSVGPDERDLLVPVVTHGEVDPAFLGVAGVEAARAHHKRAKAELPADAERIGRGDPAIPTLVI; encoded by the coding sequence GTGACCACCGCGCTCCTCACCGACCAGTACGAACTCACCATGGTCGACGCCGCGTTGAAGGACGGCACCGCCGACCGCCGCTGCGTCTTCGAGGTGTTCGCCCGCCGCCTGCCGGACGGGCGCCGGTACGGCGTCGCCGCCGGGCTCGGGCGGTTCCTCACCCAGCTCACGGAGTTCCGGTTCGGCGACGAGGAGATCGGCTTCCTCCGTGACCGTCGGGTGATCGACGAGGGCACCGCACGCTGGCTCGCCGACTACCGGTTCACCGGCGACGTCCGCGCCTACCGCGAGGGCGAGGTGTTCTTCCCGAACTCCCCCGTCCTGCAGATCGAGGGCACCTTCGCCGAGGCCGTGATGCTCGAGACCCTCGCGCTCAGCGTGTTCAACGCCGACTCGGCGATCGCCTCCGCCGCGGCCCGCATGGTCTCCGCCGCCGACCGCCGACCGCTCGCCGAGATGGGCTCGCGCCGCACCGGCGAGTGGAACGCGGTCGCCGCTGCCCGGGCCGCGTACATCGCGGGCTTCGGCGCGACGAGCAACCTCGAGGCCGGGCGCACCTGGGGGATCCCCACGATGGGCACCGCCGCGCACGCCTTCACGCTCCTGCACGACTCCGAGGAGGCCGCCTTCCGGTCGCAACTCGACGCCCTCGGCAGCGGCACGACGCTGCTCGTCGACACGTACGACATCGAGGCCGCGGTCGAGACGGCGGTCCGCCTGACGGACGGCAAGCTCGGCGCGGTCCGCATCGACAGCGGCGACCTGCCGTCGGTCGTCGCGAGCGTCCGCGCGCAACTCGACCGGCTCGGCGCGACCGGCACGAAGATCACGGTCACGAACGACCTGGACGAGTACACGATCGCCGCGCTCCGTGCCGCGCCGGTGGACTCCTACGGCGTCGGCACCTCGGTCGTGTCGGGCTCGGGACACCCGGCAGCCGGCATGGTGTTCAAGCTCGTCGCGCACCACTCCCCCGCCGGCGAGTGGGTGCCGGTCGCCAAGAAGTCGGCCGACAAGGCGTCGACCGGCGGCCGCAAGGAGGCGGGACGCCGTCTGCGGAACGGCATCGCGACGGCGGAGGTCGTGCTCACCTCCGGCTCGGTCGGGCCGGACGAGCGCGACCTGCTCGTGCCCGTGGTCACGCACGGCGAGGTGGACCCGGCGTTCCTCGGCGTCGCGGGCGTCGAGGCGGCGCGGGCGCACCACAAGCGGGCGAAGGCCGAACTGCCGGCGGACGCGGAGCGCATCGGTCGCGGCGACCCGGCGATCCCGACGCTCGTCATCTGA
- a CDS encoding DUF3039 domain-containing protein produces MSTTEPGGGGLDVMDRELEKLLEEEAIEPGDHERFSHYVKKDKILESALTGKAVKALCGKKWIPGRDPEKFPVCPDCKKIYERMKSE; encoded by the coding sequence ATGAGCACGACGGAACCCGGTGGTGGCGGCCTCGACGTGATGGACCGCGAACTCGAGAAGCTCCTGGAAGAGGAGGCGATCGAGCCCGGCGACCACGAGCGGTTCTCGCACTACGTCAAGAAGGACAAGATCCTCGAGTCCGCCCTGACCGGCAAGGCCGTCAAGGCGCTGTGCGGCAAGAAGTGGATCCCGGGCCGCGACCCCGAGAAGTTCCCGGTCTGCCCCGACTGCAAGAAGATCTACGAGCGGATGAAGTCCGAGTAG
- a CDS encoding ABC transporter permease, protein MVAQLLRLRADLLAGEVRRGARRSVAVVLGSLAALVVAVWVASVFVDLRAADPAAARAVVVLVGAAVAVGCTVVPLAVGVADPLDPRRFAVHGIGRKDLAVGLGLAGLLGIPVLAVAVLAVAQVVTWSRGVGPALLGVLAAVLVVATTALLLRVGSAVGAWLFPAHRVQDAAWSVAFVVVVLLVATVPLLLRPDWIDASGAELQRIADVAGWTPWGAAWAVPADAASGHVGAAVGKLAVALAVVGVLTLAWWGLVGRLLVTVSGQTRARHHRTLGWFDRLGSTPLGAVAARALTYWGRDPRYRSSYLILVFVPLVVVPLGVAGVPWAWTALAPLPLMALIAGFLPHNDVSYDNTAVWLHVASGAPGWTDRLGRLVPLIVVGLPLLVVGAWLSATLYGDPIAFPLLVGVSVSALLGGLGLSSIVSVVLPYPTVRPGDHPFQQPQAAGATATVAQTLMVLGTLVCMVPAGWSAAVVLLDGGDAWPTLWLGVGVGLVLLVVGVVVGGAVFDRRGPDLLAAAQRN, encoded by the coding sequence ATGGTTGCACAGCTTCTCCGGCTGAGGGCCGACCTGCTCGCGGGCGAGGTCCGCAGGGGAGCCCGCCGGTCCGTGGCCGTCGTGCTCGGCAGTCTCGCCGCCCTCGTCGTCGCCGTCTGGGTCGCGTCCGTGTTCGTCGACCTCCGCGCCGCCGACCCCGCGGCCGCCCGGGCCGTCGTGGTGCTGGTCGGTGCCGCCGTCGCCGTCGGCTGCACGGTCGTCCCGCTCGCCGTCGGGGTGGCGGACCCGCTCGACCCGCGGCGCTTCGCCGTGCACGGCATCGGTCGCAAGGACCTCGCCGTCGGGTTGGGGCTCGCCGGACTCCTGGGCATCCCGGTGCTCGCGGTCGCGGTGCTCGCCGTCGCACAGGTGGTGACGTGGAGCCGTGGGGTCGGCCCGGCGCTCCTCGGCGTCCTCGCGGCCGTCCTCGTCGTCGCGACGACCGCGCTGCTCCTCCGGGTCGGCAGCGCCGTCGGCGCGTGGCTCTTCCCGGCACACCGCGTCCAGGACGCTGCCTGGTCCGTCGCGTTCGTCGTGGTCGTGCTGCTCGTGGCCACGGTGCCGCTGCTGCTCCGTCCCGACTGGATCGACGCCTCCGGCGCCGAACTGCAGCGCATCGCCGACGTCGCCGGCTGGACGCCGTGGGGCGCCGCGTGGGCCGTCCCGGCAGACGCGGCGAGCGGACACGTCGGCGCCGCCGTCGGCAAGCTCGCCGTCGCACTCGCCGTCGTCGGGGTGCTCACGCTCGCCTGGTGGGGGCTGGTCGGACGGTTGCTCGTCACGGTGTCGGGGCAGACCCGGGCGCGCCACCACCGCACGCTCGGCTGGTTCGACCGGCTCGGGTCCACCCCCCTCGGTGCGGTCGCCGCCCGGGCGCTGACCTACTGGGGTCGCGACCCGCGGTACCGCAGCTCGTACCTCATCCTGGTCTTCGTGCCACTCGTGGTGGTGCCGCTCGGCGTCGCCGGGGTGCCGTGGGCGTGGACCGCGCTCGCACCGCTGCCGCTCATGGCGCTCATCGCCGGGTTCCTGCCGCACAACGACGTCTCCTACGACAACACGGCCGTCTGGCTGCACGTCGCCTCGGGTGCCCCGGGGTGGACGGACCGCCTCGGCCGTCTGGTCCCGCTCATCGTGGTCGGCCTGCCGCTGCTCGTCGTCGGAGCCTGGCTGTCGGCCACCCTGTACGGCGACCCGATCGCCTTCCCGCTGCTCGTCGGGGTCTCGGTCAGTGCGCTGCTCGGCGGACTCGGCCTGTCGAGCATCGTGTCGGTCGTGCTGCCCTACCCGACGGTCCGGCCCGGCGACCACCCCTTCCAGCAGCCGCAGGCCGCCGGCGCCACGGCCACCGTCGCGCAGACGCTGATGGTGCTCGGCACCCTCGTCTGCATGGTCCCCGCCGGCTGGTCCGCGGCCGTGGTCCTGCTCGACGGCGGCGACGCCTGGCCCACCCTCTGGCTCGGCGTCGGCGTCGGGCTGGTGCTGCTCGTGGTCGGCGTCGTCGTCGGCGGTGCGGTGTTCGACCGACGCGGTCCGGACCTCCTGGCCGCTGCGCAGCGCAACTGA
- the rph gene encoding ribonuclease PH, translated as MNATDGPARIDGRTTTDHRPVTIERGWSTQAEGSALISFGNTKVLCTASFTNGVPRWMAGKGTGWVTAEYSMLPRSTNERMQRESIKGKVGGRTHEISRLIGRSLRAVVDMKGLGENTLVLDCDVLQADGGTRTASITGAYVAMADAIEWGRSKGFIGKKATPLTDSVQAISVGIVGGVPMLDLAYEEDSRADTDMNIVTTGSGKFIEVQGTAEHAPFDRDELDALLDLGLAGNASLAAVQRAALGLAS; from the coding sequence ATGAACGCCACCGACGGACCCGCCCGCATCGACGGCCGCACCACCACCGACCACCGACCCGTCACCATCGAGCGCGGCTGGAGCACCCAGGCCGAGGGCAGCGCCCTCATCTCGTTCGGCAACACGAAGGTCCTCTGCACCGCCTCGTTCACCAACGGGGTGCCGCGGTGGATGGCCGGCAAGGGGACCGGCTGGGTCACCGCCGAGTACTCGATGCTGCCGCGGTCGACCAACGAGCGCATGCAGCGCGAGTCGATCAAGGGCAAGGTCGGCGGCCGCACGCACGAGATCTCGCGGCTCATCGGCCGCTCGCTGCGTGCCGTGGTCGACATGAAGGGCCTGGGGGAGAACACCCTCGTCCTCGACTGCGACGTGCTGCAGGCCGACGGCGGCACCCGCACCGCGTCGATCACCGGCGCGTACGTCGCGATGGCGGACGCGATCGAGTGGGGCCGGTCGAAGGGCTTCATCGGCAAGAAGGCGACGCCGCTGACCGACAGCGTGCAGGCGATCTCGGTCGGGATCGTCGGCGGGGTGCCGATGCTCGACCTGGCGTACGAGGAGGACAGCCGCGCCGACACCGACATGAACATCGTCACGACCGGGTCGGGGAAGTTCATCGAGGTCCAGGGCACCGCCGAGCACGCGCCGTTCGACCGTGACGAGCTGGACGCGCTGCTCGACCTCGGGCTCGCCGGCAACGCCTCGCTCGCCGCGGTCCAGCGCGCGGCCCTGGGGCTGGCCTCGTGA
- the murI gene encoding glutamate racemase, whose amino-acid sequence MTDAPIGVFDSGVGGLTVARAIIDQLPRESVRYVGDTLHSPYGPKPIADVRRYALQVMDDLVDQGVKALVIACNTASSAVLRDARERYEQAVGIPVVEVIQPAARAAVKQTRTGRIGVIGTIGTIASRAYEDAFAVAADVTLTTAACPRFVEFVEAGDTSSAGLREVAAGYLAPVRDAGVDTLVLGCTHYPLMSAAIQYVMGPDVTLVSSAEETASDVYRRLVEHGLERTSTEPPSHSFEATGADPAGFIRLARRFLGPEVASVGHLETGAITLPRAPR is encoded by the coding sequence GTGACGGATGCACCGATCGGAGTCTTCGACAGCGGCGTCGGCGGGCTCACGGTGGCCCGGGCGATCATCGACCAGCTGCCCCGCGAGAGCGTCCGCTACGTCGGGGACACCCTGCACTCGCCGTACGGCCCGAAGCCGATCGCCGACGTCCGGCGGTACGCGCTGCAGGTGATGGACGACCTGGTCGACCAGGGCGTCAAGGCGCTCGTCATCGCCTGCAACACCGCGTCCTCGGCCGTGCTCCGCGACGCCCGGGAACGGTACGAGCAGGCCGTCGGGATCCCCGTCGTCGAGGTCATCCAGCCTGCGGCCCGCGCCGCCGTCAAGCAGACCCGCACCGGCCGCATCGGTGTGATCGGCACGATCGGGACGATCGCCTCCCGTGCCTACGAGGACGCCTTCGCGGTCGCCGCCGACGTCACCCTCACCACCGCGGCCTGCCCCCGTTTCGTCGAGTTCGTCGAGGCGGGGGACACCTCGTCCGCCGGTCTCCGCGAGGTCGCCGCCGGCTACCTCGCCCCGGTGCGGGACGCCGGCGTCGACACCCTCGTGCTCGGCTGCACGCACTACCCGCTCATGTCCGCCGCGATCCAGTACGTCATGGGGCCGGACGTCACGCTGGTCTCGAGCGCCGAGGAGACCGCGAGCGACGTCTACCGACGCCTGGTCGAACACGGGCTCGAGCGCACGAGCACCGAGCCCCCGAGCCACTCGTTCGAGGCGACCGGCGCCGACCCGGCCGGCTTCATCCGACTCGCCCGCCGGTTCCTCGGGCCCGAGGTCGCGAGCGTCGGCCACCTCGAGACCGGCGCCATCACGCTCCCGCGCGCCCCGCGCTGA